The sequence TTCAAAGTGAAGCGTGCGGTGAGGTGGGGCTTTCTGTGGACTTCCTGGAAAAACATCCCTGGGCTCATGCTGGGAAGAGAACATTCCCCTGTTCCAAGTGTGGGGAGGGATTCGCCAGTTCCGAGGCACTGCTGCAACACCAGTGTATCCCCAGTAGGGGGAGcccattcccctgctctgacTGTGGGAATAGCTTCCAAACCTCCGAGGACCTGGAGGAGCACGGGTGTGTTCCCCCTGGGGAGAGTTCATTCACCTGCcgtgtgtgtgggaaggggtttgcccaGTCCTCCAGCCTCCTGCAGCACCAGAACAATCACTCCGGGGAGAGAACCTTTAAATGCTGTGCGTGTGGGAAAGGGTTCTCTCGATCCTCCCTCCTACTGAGACACCAGAGAGTTCACACAAGGGagagaccattcacctgctcAGTCTGTGGGAAGGGGTTCACTCAGTCCTCCACCCTGCTGAGGCACCAGagaattcacactggggagaaaccattcacctgctccatcTGTGGGAAGGGGTTCACTCAGCCCTCCAGCCTGCAGGCACACAAGTGGGTTCACACTggagagaaaccattcacctgctctgtGTGTGGAAAGAGGTTCTATCAATCCTCGCACCTGCTGAGGCACCAGaatgttcacactggggagaaaccgttcacctgctccctgtgtgggaaggggttctctcaggcCTCCAGCCTGCaggcacaccagcgggttcacactggggagaaaccattcacctgctctgtGTGTGGTCAGGGATTCTCTCAGTCCTCTGCCCTGATGAGGCACCagtgggttcacactggggagaaacccttcacctgctccctgtgtgggatcgGATTCACTGTGTCCTCTGAGCTGCTGAGGCACCAGAcagttcacaccggggagaaaccgttcacatGCTCCTTGTGTGGGATCGGATTCACTGTGTCCTCTTCTCTGCGGaggcaccagagagttcacaccggggagaaaccgttcacctgctccctgtgcgggGTCAGATTTACCCAGTCCTGGTACCTTCGGAACCACGAGAgtgttcacaccggggagaaaccattcacctgctccctgtgtgggaaggggtacACTCATTCTTCCAGCCTGCGAAACCATGAACGAGTTCACACCGgtgagaaaccattcacctgctccctgtgtgggaaggggttctctacATCCTCGCACCTATTGaggcaccagagagttcacacCCAGGAGAGACCATTCATCTGCTCCCTGAGCAGGAGTGGTGTCTCTCAGCCCTCCCAACTGCAGATTGACACCGAAGAGAAACTGTgagggaaggggttctctcagtccTCTGGCCTGCAggtacaccagcgggttcacaccgggAGAAACGGTCCACCTGCTCCATGTCCAAGAAAGGGATCTCTC comes from Narcine bancroftii isolate sNarBan1 chromosome 5, sNarBan1.hap1, whole genome shotgun sequence and encodes:
- the LOC138764782 gene encoding zinc finger protein 229-like, coding for MEGQVTRDAAVKTFQSEACGEVGLSVDFLEKHPWAHAGKRTFPCSKCGEGFASSEALLQHQCIPSRGSPFPCSDCGNSFQTSEDLEEHGCVPPGESSFTCRVCGKGFAQSSSLLQHQNNHSGERTFKCCACGKGFSRSSLLLRHQRVHTRERPFTCSVCGKGFTQSSTLLRHQRIHTGEKPFTCSICGKGFTQPSSLQAHKWVHTGEKPFTCSVCGKRFYQSSHLLRHQNVHTGEKPFTCSLCGKGFSQASSLQAHQRVHTGEKPFTCSVCGQGFSQSSALMRHQWVHTGEKPFTCSLCGIGFTVSSELLRHQTVHTGEKPFTCSLCGIGFTVSSSLRRHQRVHTGEKPFTCSLCGVRFTQSWYLRNHESVHTGEKPFTCSLCGKGYTHSSSLRNHERVHTGEKPFTCSLCGKGFSTSSHLLRHQRVHTQERPFICSLSRSGVSQPSQLQIDTEEKL